In a genomic window of Helianthus annuus cultivar XRQ/B chromosome 10, HanXRQr2.0-SUNRISE, whole genome shotgun sequence:
- the LOC110885106 gene encoding putative clathrin assembly protein At1g03050, translating to MESSNFRKAIGAFKDHTSRTLAKVATFSNLRVAIVKATDHKVCLAKEHHIREILTLTSYSRCHAASCVSTIAQRLCKTKDWVVAIKALILIQRLMQEGNPLFMQEIFITTYNGTHILDMSDFRDAAWANSWDFSAFVRAYALYLRERLDSWIVECDRTYELFSYTDGEEEEHLSPGTIVIRTTPVWKMQNNQICSRIQYLMKQLDFLLGCQPTGAAKNNRIVALALYPLVKESFQLYYDITEIVFILLDRFEELDVVDSMKVFEVLCQVANQYEELETFYYWCNDACIAKTSDYPEINKISQMKLDEMDLFIKQKIEIKQQELIHVPELQLEPKPKPEPEPEPEQEQEQEPEPESEQQATPHVISVELVPTTEGYKEEKKDTKTQDIGDLLCFGDDAPTTQENSDQLALALFGCGLVAEASEKTGTQPWEPFNESADWETTLVQTASQLSKHQPSLLEGFDTLLLDSMYQQGATQVAANSGTMTTGSASSVAFGSTGMPTPLALMPPPSANGTSQGEDPFTASFAVPPPSYVQLSDMEKKQRLLVEEQMMWKQHQGQVGMANMYMKQSV from the exons ATGGAATCAAGTAATTTCAGGAAAGCCATTGGAGCATTCAAGGATCATACCAGCCGAACATTAGCCAAAGTTGCCACGTTTTCTAATCTTCGAGTCGCCATTGTTAAGGCCACTGATCACAAAGTATGTCTTGCAAAAGAGCATCACATCCGCGAAATCTTAACCCTCACGTCGTATTCGCGGTGTCATGCAGCTTCTTGTGTTTCAACCATCGCTCAACGCCTATGCAAGACCAAAGATTGGGTTGTGGCCATAAAAGCACTCATCTTGATCCAACGTCTTATGCAAGAAGGAAACCCTTTGTTTATGCAAGAGATTTTCATTACAACATATAATGGCACTCACATATTGGACATGTCAGATTTTCGAGATGCTGCCTGGGCTAACTCATGGGATTTTTCGGCTTTCGTGAGGGCATATGCTTTGTATCTCCGTGAGCGACTCGATTCCTGGATAGTGGAATGCGACCGAACATATGAGTTATTTTCCTATACAGATGGTGAAGAAGAGGAGCATCTAAGCCCTGGAACCATTGTTATTAGAACAACTCCTGTTTGGAAAATGCAAAACAACCAAATTTGTTCACGAATACAGTATTTGATGAAACAACTTGATTTCTTACTTGGCTGCCAACCTACAG GTGCTGCAAAGAATAATAGGATTGTGGCACTGGCTTTATATCCACTTGTGAAGGAAAGTTTCCAGCTTTACTATGACATAACGGAGATCGTTTTTATATTGCTGGATCGTTTTGAAGAACTCGATGTAGTAGACTCCATGAAGGTTTTTGAGGTATTATGTCAAGTGGCAAACCAATATGAAGAACTCGAAACTTTTTACTATTGGTGCAATGATGCCTGCATTGCAAAGACTTCCGATTATCCAGAGATAAACAAAATTTCACAAATGAAACTAGATGAAATGGACCTGTTTATCAAACAAAAAATAGAAATAAAGCAACAAGAACTGATTCATGTACCAGAGCTTCAGCTCGAGCCTAAGCCtaagcctgagcctgagcctgagcctgagcaaGAGCAAGAGCAAGAGCCTGAGCCTGAGTCTGAACAACAGGCTACACCACATGTTATTTCAGTTGAGCTAGTGCCAACAACCGAAGGATATAAAGAAGAGAAAAAAGACACAAAGACTCAAGATATAGGTGATTTGTTATGTTTTGGAGATGATGCTCCAACAACACAAGAAAATTCAGACCAATTGGCTCTAGCATTATTTGGCTGTGGTTTAGTGGCCGAAGCTTCAGAAAAAACCGGAACTCAACCATGGGAACCCTTCAACGAGTCTGCCGATTGGGAAACTACTCTGGTTCAAACCGCAAGTCAATTATCAAAACACCAACCATCCCTTCTTGAAGGGTTTGATACATTGCTTCTTGATTCAATGTACCAACAAGGAGCAACACAAGTTGCTGCTAATTCAGGAACAATGACCACTGGAAGTGCAAGCAGTGTTGCCTTTGGAAGCACTGGAATGCCAACACCACTAGCATTGATGCCGCCACCTTCAGCCAATGGCACCTCACAAGGTGAAGACCCCTTTACTGCCTCGTTTGCAGTACCACCACCTTCATACGTGCAGCTGTCGGATATGGAGAAGAAGCAAAGGTTATTAGTGGAAGAGCAGATGATGTGGAAACAACATCAAGGACAAGTGGGAATGGCTAATATGTATATGAAGCAGTCTGTATAA
- the LOC110885108 gene encoding glycosyltransferase BC10: MSPTPLSLLCALLLTLPLAIVFTITTDIATTTIHPLPTVRHQHPIIKPPTKTTTHSQKPITKPIFPPPPPPFVDNDNDDNDTSLFQLASRVNPNPSPTGAPKKLAFMFLTTGPLPLAPLWELYFNRTKRHNLYNIYIHADPNLKQHDLLYQGVFTNRTVPSKPTRRYTPSLAAAHKRLLAHALLHDPLNYMFALVSPTCIPLHSFDFTYKTLIKSSKSFIEILENEGGAWGRYAARGDTAMLPEVEFGKFRIGSQFSVLTRQHATVAVNDTRIWSKFKLPCLEENVYRCYPEENYFPTLLSMVDRVGCVPATLTFVDWKGRHDGHPHTFHGSEVGPELIRTIRGRRPRYGDEEINGSDVSVRKRGDPFLFARKFGSDTVGKLMDIANDVILRD, from the coding sequence ATGTCTCCCACCCCTCTCTCCCTCCTTTGCGCTCTTCTTCTTACTCTTCCCCTTGCTATCGTCTTCACCATCACCACCGACattgccaccaccaccatccaccctCTCCCCACCGTCCGCCACCAACACCCCATCATCAAACCACCAACAAAAACCACAACCCATTCACAAAAACCCATTACAAAACCGATTTTCCCGCCACCTCCGCCGCCATTTGTAgataatgataatgatgataATGATACCTCACTTTTCCAGCTGGCATCTCGGGTCAACCCGAACCCATCACCAACCGGAGCCCCGAAAAAGCTCGCATTCATGTTCCTCACAACCGGACCTCTACCCTTGGCCCCACTTTGGGAGCTATACTTCAACCGTACCAAACGACACAATCTATACAACATATACATACACGCCGACCCTAACCTTAAACAACACGACCTTCTTTATCAAGGCGTGTTCACCAACCGCACCGTCCCATCCAAACCCACGCGCCGCTACACACCCTCACTCGCCGCCGCTCATAAACGGCTGCTTGCTCACGCTCTACTCCACGACCCGTTAAATTACATGTTTGCCCTTGTCTCACCTACATGCATTCCTCTTCACTCCTTCGATTTCACTTATAAAACATTAATAAAATCCTCAAAAAGCTTCATAGAAATCCTCGAAAACGAGGGTGGCGCGTGGGGGAGATATGCGGCGCGTGGAGACACGGCGATGCTTCCGGAAGTGGAGTTTGGAAAATTTAGAATTGGGTCTCAGTTTTCGGTTTTGACACGTCAACATGCCACGGTGGCAGTAAACGACACGCGTATATGGTCTAAGTTTAAACTACCGTGTCTAGAGGAGAATGTGTACAGGTGTTACCCTGAGGAGAATTATTTCCCTACGCTCTTGTCCATGGTAGATAGGGTAGGATGCGTGCCGGCTacgttgacttttgttgactggAAGGGGCGACATGATGGTCACCCGCATACGTTTCACGGGTCGGAAGTGGGCCCGGAGTTGATCAGGACCATTCGTGGACGGAGGCCTAGGTATGGTGATGAGGAGATCAACGGTTCAGATGTGTCTGTGAGGAAACGGGGTGACCCGTTTCTGTTTGCGAGGAAATTCGGGTCGGATACGGTGGGTAAGTTGATGGATATAGCAAACGACGTCATTTTACGAGATTAA